Within Saccharomycodes ludwigii strain NBRC 1722 chromosome IV, whole genome shotgun sequence, the genomic segment tttaaaataaagcttttttttttttttttttttttcttttttcaactttcAAGAAGCATATAAAAAATCAGAAGTTTGTACAATATATGtgatatcaataaaataaataataactttatCGTTTGGTTAAAAAGTGTATATGTATTACAATGTACATAGAAGCACTAACGACAATATTATGAATAAACTTGAATTGAACCTTAGTGAAAACAATTTCGTCTACTTTTTCAGCACTAAAAAATATGGTTGTAAAGATTAAAAGATAGTGTTCACATGTAAGACCCACGGCTACTTACACTACCATCTAAGAAGATTTTATATGAAAGGTATGCGCAGCACTTTGTGTTTGGTGCagtaaaaaatagtaaGAAAATTACTTACTATAAGTTCTTGACAAAAGCGGGGCATAGTTACAGAAACAAATATGGCTACGGGGAGATTTAGTATTTCTACACCAAATACAGAAATTATTCCATTATCACTTTTCCCATTGGGACTGCAGCCCACACGAAAGCAATTGCTTCAAATGTGGGAGATATGcaaagataaaaacaaGATTAAAGCGTCTTTTCAAAGGCATGTGGGCCAAAAACataaagaattgaaaagaCGTAAAATGTGCACaaatgacaaaaaaaaaaaatatatatatatacactaAAAATCGAGTATTATactcaaaaataaaaagaaaaaaaaagacaaccTTTTATAGAATTGACCagattaaaaacatttgtcCATaagatttttaatttaaccTCCATGACACGGGAGCTTTTTCATATACCgacaaagaaaatgaataaatctttctttttaaaaaaaaatcattacacatgaataaataaacgaATAAATACAATGATAAATAACTCAGGAAAAAACTACACTCAATGGGCTAGAACCATTTTccatttacaaaaattacCCTTTCGGTTCTAGAATTACCCAATGTTCCTTCTCACCTCACCTCTACATGATCCTTATTTAGTAGCATCCTTCAAATAAGCTAATAAATCAGCTCtatccttttctttcttaagACCTGCAAAGGACATTTTGTTACctttaatatatttctttggATTAGTTAACCAAGCATCTAAAGTTGTTTCATCCCAGGTGACAGCCTTCTTGGACACAACGTCAGAGTAGGAGAAACCAGGATGAGTACCGGAAACACGACCGAAAACACCATGCAAATTTGGACCGACCTTGTTAGCACCACCCTCTTCGACGGTGTGGCATTGTAGACATCTAGTTTTGAATAAAGTAGCACCTTTCTTAGCAGAAGCCATGATTGTTTATTGTTTGTTGTTtgttatttgttgtttgttGTCTGtagttaataattttttttttttgttcaagAAAGAATAAAGCATGaaggaaagagaaaagatgGGAGgtttatatatgaaaaagtattaaatgaaaaaatctcgatcgtttttttttttgttttttttttttttttttttttttattttcatttttcatttttcattttcttttcggttgtgattttttaaaaaaaaaaaagtggttTGGTTGTGCGTGGATATAGTGAAGAGTAACCCCCATATCTTTCATAACTCGCATTTATCGGTTTACGGATAATGCGCCGTTAGGAGGAAAAGGGGATGGTAAAAATGATTGGTTGGAACTATCGAATCTTCCCTGCCCGGGcttttctttgtttgttttttttttttttttttttttctattgtGCGAGGGATAAATAGGATGATGTGGCGAAAACAATTGTATTTATACATgtatacatatattataaCGCTTACGTAACACGcgggaaaaaaaggaaaacaaaaacaatattaattatacACATTATTGACGTTcagaaaacaaaacattGGCGGCAATTTCCTCATTCTTGTCACATGCGAAATAGACTTGAATAACCAAGGATCTTTCAAAACCTAACTCACATAGCCTACCGATGGCAATCTCATCTTCTGATGATAGTTCTACGCCCGGAAAATTACTTGGTGCTTCTTCTGAATGTAAATCTAAATCTTCACCGCCAGCAGCTTCTTCCTCTGTGTCTGGCAAGTTACCACCTAAGCCATCCAACAACATAcccaaaaataattctgGGTTGGATTGGATTTGCTGAGTTAATTCAGGATATCTAGTGCTCATGTTTTCTAAAAATGGGGCTAGCGCCTCTGGATCACCGTTAACAATTTGCCTTAGTTGCATTATATCTTGTACGTTCAAACTAATAGTGCCCGGGGTACCACCTGGAGCGCGATCATGCGGAACACTGCCTTCAACTGCAGCGGCAGCTTGTGCAAACAAGTCATCTTGGTTAGCGGCCTCTGTATTAACCGCTCCTGTATTAGCTGTGGGGGCAGATGAGCTAGTAGAGTTTTGCATCTGCTGCCTCAAAGTGGCAAGGGGAACACCCATCATAAGAATTTCGACCGCGGCATCCGGATTATAATTGGATGCCTCTAGAGCAGTTTCAGCTTCTTCCCTAGTAAAACCTAGTTCTAAAACTCTTTGGATCAATTCTTCTAGATTTTCTGGAGCAGGCTGCTGAACTGGTTGAGAAGGCAATGGTGGTAATGAGGACTGTTGATGAGTTTCTTCCTGTTGTACTGAGCTACTGGTGTTTTCTTGGCTTTGTACAGGGCCATCGCCTTCTTTAGTAATGGGATCTATAACTTTTTTGGAAACCTTCTTTTTAGATATCATAAAGATTACCtgatcattattatttaacttACTGCCCTCTATAGTTTTGGAATCTTGTAGAACTTTGCCGCTAAAAATTAGCTTAATTTGATCAATATCACAGTCATGCGATTTAGACAATTTTTCCTTAACTTGGGAAATGGTTTCTTGTGGGGACACTTCTAAAGcggttttattttttttgaagtCCTTAAAATTGAGAGTAATAGATCCCATGGTGATTTATTCTatggttgttgttgttgttttttaatggttTTCTCTTTTGCTTTGACAATGGTTTTGTCTGAAGATACATAGATAGGTTTAAAAAGTATGTATcgaaatttctttttttttttctttttctttttttttcttttttttttttttttttgccaccAAAACATAGTTTTGTCATTTTATAcgattatttaaaaaatgattgtTTACTTTTgagtaatatatatttaattttagctAAAAAAGGAATGGATGTATGAactataaatatttaaaacaatagataaacatttttgtttaagaTGGCAATGTTATATGTTTTTCTACTCGACAtggaaataatattagGCATACTATAACGACCATCGAtcaaatctaaaaaaaaatataagaaaGAATACAGTTTGGATATAGTGGATTACATCTTTCTATCAATATAAAATCTCCTCCCCCCAGCTTATAATAGAAAATGATTACCTTCTGtttgatatatttaaaaaagtaaaagcaTGGAAGAAGCTTAAGTTTAGTTAAGGCAATGAACAATAAGGTTCTGTAACTATATAGCAATGTACAACAAAGAAACACAtcttattataaatattgttatttattgggATTCCGGAATTACTTGCTTGTTTATAAACTTTCCaagggaaaaaaatcacaaaaaaattactggGCACTAATATCACATGTAACTTCAGtggatttctttttttatatcgTTAACGATATCCATTATTACTTTGAgagctattttttttttttttttttaaaatctttttgaGCAAACACGGCAGCaatatctttttgtttttgcaAAAGTAAGAAGAATGAAGtcaacttcttttttttttctcttttttataacaaatgatttttttgagCCCAGATAATCACATTGAGCAGATGCGCAGAAGGCAAGCACAGAAAATATACGAATATGGCCGATAATTGCGGGTGCAAAAAAATAGGAAGACCACACTCTTTGTACGTATTATCTATAGTACAAAATCACTGGTCAGTGTCATgctaagaaaaaaaaaaaaatacgtGGATGAAAGGAGTAAAAGAATACGGAGGATAAAAAGAGCCAACTCttaacattaaaaatataaaaagagaagTCAACTTCTTtacatatgtatatatatattttttttttttttttttttttatttttatatcataaaaaaaaaggtatcACCAAATTTTTGAGCAGCTATATGATACATAGAAGAGCAtatgataacaataacgatcatatatatatacatatatatatgaaattataaatccttaatttttattttttaattttttttctttcattcTACTATTTCCCCTTGAGTTTTAAAATAACgattgattttattaatctTCCAGGAAAGATAACTACCCTCGTAATGATTATTAGGGGAGGAAAATGCAGCACCCTATAAGAggcttttaatttttcttttttttcttttttaaatgttccAAATTATATCAAGAAAGTTTATCATTAGATATGATATACATGTTTGTTAGAAAATCTCAATTAAATTCAAAGAAATTATGCAATGCTGGGTAATACAAATGAATCacttctatttttttttttttttttttttttttttttttttttaagtatCTTTCCCTCTCCCATCATCAATGGCATATGAACCCActatgaaacaaaaaaaaatagacaaGCATGATGTAAATCTATTTAGAACTTcacagttttttttagctattaaagaaaaaaaaaaaaaacgaaaataTTTCGCTAAGGACAGTTATCATTAGTACttattaattgtttttattggtgCGGAACTAATACTCATGTAGTTTTCAACcgacgaaaaaaaaaaaaaaaaaaaacacgcGGAATTAACCCAATAtggaaattattatttttttttttacttccGGATTTCCCAATTGGGAGGTATCCGTTGCGGCAAATACaaaatggaaaatgaattagagaaaatatttttttttttgaatgatGTTTAATTACGTTGAGAATTCCTTCACGATATTACCATATTCTGGGACATTTTAGGACATTTATAATACATTACTATTATGCCTTTTTCTTCGAAAGTAGAATACTAAAAATAGCTTAGAATCAAATACACATTTTTTagggctttttttttcttttttcttcttttaaagaaacaaaTATCACACGATCACACGAGCCTGAGAGAAACTTCCATCAGCCATAATTCAAGAGctaaaattattacaaaatctaaagaatttattcaaaggaaaagaaacaggttaaattattattgatcGTATACAATTGTACGAGGAGATAATACATTAAAACAATGAATTCCTTGTCTATGTACCAATATCTCAACTCAAGTACTTCATATACATAAAAGAGTATACATGttggagaaaaaaaaacttctCACTAACCCCTTCCCACTGGGTGTCTATACACACACAgccgttattattatcgtcATCCAAACATTTAGGTCGATATTCTGATCACCGTTGTCCCACTTTATGCTGGGTAGAAGAAACATCATCTATTGAATTCCGAGTTATTcatacaaaatatatagaGGAAACGCCGAATTGGGCAGGTCAGAAATGCTTTCCTATCTAGCCGAATTCTGTTCCctctataaaaaaaaataaacccACAAGTTGTCTAATTTATTCTACAATGCCACGATATTAAATTTGGTTTTGTAAATGGTGTAAACCACACACACATAAAAACAAGAGAAAATTGAAACCTTAATACTTAAAGgttttgatattttccTTGTCATTGGTGGACTCACTTCTATAAATTTGAGTAGGACCTTGATGGTTGTAAGGGTGCTCCTTGGCATACTCAAAAGTTTCTTTGATAGcctttttaacattttccAAAGTTTCTCTTGAGATTTGATAATGGAAGGAAACTCTGCCACCCATAAGTTTGACATTGTACTTCAAACCCTTCTTAACCAAGACGTCTGGGTTGATGGAAGCCTTTTGTAAATCCAAAAAGACGAAATTGGAATCCACAGGACTTTCCACTGGAACACCCAATTGTTTACAGTATAAATCTAATTCGTGAGCCAATTCGTGGGAATactttaatttcttttcccAACCTGGTTGAATGGCAACCAATGCCATCTTGCAAATACCACCACTCTGTCTAATACCACCACCTTGTTGTTTTCTGAAATGAGTAGCCTTTTTGATGAACTTAGGCTCCCCAACTAAAATACTACCAATTGGAGCACCCATACTTTTACTCAAACAAATTGAGATAGAGTCGAAAATCTTACCGTAGACTTGGGGATCGACTTGAGAAACAACGGCGGCGTTCCAAATTCTAGCACCGTCACAATGCAACCTCAAATCGTGTTCGTCACAAAATTGTCTGATTTTCATTAGTTCATCTAATGGAGTGACAATACCATGCAATGTGTTTTCTAGAGAAATAACCCTAGTTGGAGCAGCATGGATATCGCCATCATCGGGAATATACCATTTTTCGATATCTTCAACGGTCAAATAATTACCGTTATTGGGAATGACCGGAGTAACCATAGTTTGACTTAAAATAGCTAAACCAGCGGCTTCATGCGTGTACACATGGGTTCTATAGTCACACAAAATACTATATGGTGGCTGCATCAAATGGGTCCTGATACCAATTTGGTTGGATAAGGTCCCACTGACACAGAATAAACCAGCTTCTTTACCAAACATAGCGGCAACTTTGGATTCTAATGCACAAGTGTCAACGTCTTCATTGTAAACTGCATCACCAACACTTGAAGTCATTGCGGCTTCAAACATTTCTTTGGTTGGTGTAGTAAAAGTGTCACTACGTAAATCGTTGGAGGCAGATGTATAAGGTTGAACAGTCATagtttgttattgttgttgttatgtGTAATGTACTAAGTTAATTAGTTCTTGATGGAGTTGTATTTAATGTAAACGttctaaagaaaaagagggggaagaaaaaaaaaaaaaagaaaaaagaaaaaagttagtAATTACAATTTTACAGgcaaaacattttttttttcgagaaaaattgaaaaatttgaagatttcttatatactttttttttttttgtttttctttttgtctcttccattttcattattaatatgaatttatttgtcattgaaaatatccataaaaagcaaaaaagaaaaaagaaaaaaaatttagagactttttttttttttaattactcacaatttttattctatttgtTTCCGATTTTCTTTAggacaattttttttttctttgccTTGGAAgttgaaaaaggaaaaaaaaacaaaaaaaaaaacaaaaaaaaaaaaggtttttaGGTTAAATTCTTCAAGTATGGAAATAAAAGCgtgttttaatatattttaatattaatgccCAACgtaaatcaaataatatttctttcttttaattttatattattacataCAAGCAACAATTAAAGATACCGCAATGTGTATATAAAACATCGATGCTTAGTTTTCTGTTTGTAtcgaaaaataaaataaaataaaataaaataaaataaaaaatttgccTTATGgataataatcaaaaattcATTTCTTGGAATATAAAGATAGAAAAGTTTACACTAAAGAATGAAAGGCACTTTGACACTTCAGACACTTTTGTAAAGCTTATACATTGACTCGcgattttttgattataaataaatccaAAACTTGTATCATAATTCGCTCTCctagtaataatacttgATTAGCTTcgctttatttttatttatttatcagTTTTTCATCATAACTCTAAAAAATCTCGGACTGTATGAGTTGTATCTTatacaataataagaataacactttaatttatttctgAACTAACCATCCCCCCCTTTTTCAAATCGACcttcttttcaaaaaaaaaacaaaaaaaaaaacaccaaatattattttctctctctcaAACGATGGACAAACAAGATATTTTAAGATCAGTGGCTAGCGAAAACCAACAACACCTATCACAACATCCTGTAAAGGCATCTACTTGGAAAAAACCAAGCTCCAGGAGACACAAAGCATGTAGGCAAATATTAAGTGACGAATGGaaaagaattaataatactaacaaCGATGCTGGCTCAGAATCTACTAAACATGAGCTtacatattttaatttagaaGCCCCACCTAGCATATATCCTAATAAGAAATACTGCGATATAACTGGATTAAAGGGTCATTATAAGAGCCCAGGTACAAACTTAAGGTTTTATAATAGTGAAGTATATGCCGCAGTTATAAAACCAATGATTCCTGGCGTTGATCaacaatatttaaaattaagaGGTGCAGATGttgtattaaaataaataaaaaaaaaagttaaataatTGTACAAAATATGTAACCaacatacaaaaaaaaagaaaaaaaaaaaaaaaaaaaaaattttttttttcaaacttCATCTGGGTTGAAATCTGCTTTTAATTTAGCATCTTCACCAAGAATTTCTGGAACAAAAACAGGAGCTTCTTCATTATTAGCATCCTTACTATTGCTTTCAGTGGCtaaattttcttcatcttGTTCATAATCTTCATCAGTGTCACTCCAATCGACAAACACGTTTCTACCCAATTTATTAGGATCAACGTTCTTTAAGACTTGCATTCTATCTTCAGACCACTTATCCCTAACATCTTCAAAACCGATTTCCCAAATTTTATCGTAAAATTCTCTGATTTTAGATTCTTCCAGTCTcttttgttcttcttcAGCCAACCATTCCATATGCTTTAAATCATCACTACTTGGCTCATATATATGCCAAACAACATAGTTCGGCAAGCCAACGACATTATATTTCATTCTGCGGCTCAATTTGCCAAATGCTTCCGTTTCAGCATGTTTTTCGAACGAAAAAGCCGGGAAATGAGAGCCTGCCCTGAAAACTCTAGCTTTACTCAAGATACTGACACCTCCGATACCATCTAATTCCATCTCCACTTCTGGATCACCACTTGGATCCCTCATGTAGGCTAAATGAGGTCTCCATGTAGCATATTCAGGATAACCTTCCACAATCACCGCATCGTCACTCAAAGTATTGGCTAGTTGGATACCACCACCACTCTCCTTCCAACTGTTTAAGTCATATGGCTGTATATGACCTAGCCATTCCGGTAGGGGCCTCCACACATTAGGTACGATAATATCTTTGTCGTGATGCATTAAATCTTCCATAATTGTGTCGGGTATAACCTCAACGTCAACATCTCTCCAATATACCCATGAATGATATGGTTTTAAGGCAACAGAGCCTAACCAGTTTCTTGCTCTGGCCATTAGTTTTCTTCTTGGGCCTTGTGCAGCAAAACCATGCCTGTCGCTAAAACTTTGGCCAATGATTTGACCAAAATCTTTTTCGAATATTTCTATGTTACCGAATATTTTcgttttatctttattgctctgtaaactttttaaattgtcCAACAAAACACCCATAGTATCATCTTTGGAATCACTGACTAAAAAAGTCAAGTCAATCCAATTGTGAGGATAGGTCATATTATTTAGCAGACGGAAAAACCTTGGTAAATGTTCAGCTGCATCTCTTAGTGGAACACAAAAGACAATACGGTCACCCATTTGCCAACCATTTTTATTCCCTTTATAATTTTGCAAGTCGTAGTATTCTACACCTGGagtgtttttaaaatcggGTGTATAAATCCTAGTCGAGGTATTAACTAGTATGATTCTTACTAATAACAGTAGGGAAAATATGCTTCCTAATATGCTGATTAAACTGATTGATGAGTTGGTGGTCCTTTTTTGTGTATTGGGATTCCCTGAAAGCAATTTGAAAATGGACTTGCACATAGCCTATgtatgttgttgtttttgttgttgctgttatgctctattttattattattattattttctatctttttttttttattattattattgaaatagataaaaatatgagAAATGAGTGTACttatgttgtttttgttttctgcGGGAGGGggtggttttttttttttttttttttttattcgttcgaaatttaaaaactgaaattgaagaaaaaaaaatttttatttttatttttacttttatttttatttttatttttattttaatttttatttttatttataatatgtattattactgtgagtttttattaaaatacgCAAAACCAACTtcacaaaataatacataATACGTaatacattattattattattattattattattttgttttcttttttaagtttGTTTAGAAAAAGGATATGCCTAGTTTCCGTATATAGTGATACAGAAATTTATCGCTCTGAAAAagatatgtatatattgtGGTGTGTGGGTGCAGTGTATATACATAAAACAAGTGCCTTATTTACTACCGCTATCCCCCCGCACATCTTTTTGATTTCACGTacaatatttctttattttgtgTTATTTTGGTCAAGAGGTGTTTCAGAAAGCCTTGCAGGgcataaataataatttcctACCGTTACTACTACTAGCACCATTACttgggtttttttttcctttttctttttcattttgtaCACGAACATAAAAAACATTGCAGAGAAATTATCTTGTTTTAACGTTGACAAAAAGTAGtccagaaaaaaaaaaagaaagaaagaaaatttttttttttttttcttcttttaatggacgacaaaaataaaaataatgtttttattaacatttttccaaagctcaacattatataaatataacaatgaaaatattttaatttaaaaaggaaaaatcttttctttctatttCGTCTTTAATGTTTTcctttccctttttttgttgtttttttcctcttgaATATTCGATAATGCTAACAAATTTGCCATCTttgatcttttttcttttttttttttcttttctttttctttccctctttttctttctaatttctttttcattttcacattcaatttttctttccctttctAA encodes:
- the RAD23 gene encoding Rad23p (similar to Saccharomyces cerevisiae YEL037C | RAD23 | RADiation sensitive): MGSITLNFKDFKKNKTALEVSPQETISQVKEKLSKSHDCDIDQIKLIFSGKVLQDSKTIEGSKLNNNDQVIFMISKKKVSKKVIDPITKEGDGPVQSQENTSSSVQQEETHQQSSLPPLPSQPVQQPAPENLEELIQRVLELGFTREEAETALEASNYNPDAAVEILMMGVPLATLRQQMQNSTSSSAPTANTGAVNTEAANQDDLFAQAAAAVEGSVPHDRAPGGTPGTISLNVQDIMQLRQIVNGDPEALAPFLENMSTRYPELTQQIQSNPELFLGMLLDGLGGNLPDTEEEAAGGEDLDLHSEEAPSNFPGVELSSEDEIAIGRLCELGFERSLVIQVYFACDKNEEIAANVLFSERQ
- the IES6 gene encoding Ies6p (similar to Saccharomyces cerevisiae YEL044W | IES6 | Ino Eighty Subunit), encoding MDKQDILRSVASENQQHLSQHPVKASTWKKPSSRRHKACRQILSDEWKRINNTNNDAGSESTKHELTYFNLEAPPSIYPNKKYCDITGLKGHYKSPGTNLRFYNSEVYAAVIKPMIPGVDQQYLKLRGADVVLK
- the GLY1 gene encoding threonine aldolase GLY1 (similar to Saccharomyces cerevisiae YEL046C | GLY1 | GLYcine requiring) gives rise to the protein MTVQPYTSASNDLRSDTFTTPTKEMFEAAMTSSVGDAVYNEDVDTCALESKVAAMFGKEAGLFCVSGTLSNQIGIRTHLMQPPYSILCDYRTHVYTHEAAGLAILSQTMVTPVIPNNGNYLTVEDIEKWYIPDDGDIHAAPTRVISLENTLHGIVTPLDELMKIRQFCDEHDLRLHCDGARIWNAAVVSQVDPQVYGKIFDSISICLSKSMGAPIGSILVGEPKFIKKATHFRKQQGGGIRQSGGICKMALVAIQPGWEKKLKYSHELAHELDLYCKQLGVPVESPVDSNFVFLDLQKASINPDVLVKKGLKYNVKLMGGRVSFHYQISRETLENVKKAIKETFEYAKEHPYNHQGPTQIYRSESTNDKENIKTFKY
- the ANP1 gene encoding Anp1p (similar to Saccharomyces cerevisiae YEL036C | ANP1 | ANP and osmotic sensitive), whose protein sequence is MCKSIFKLLSGNPNTQKRTTNSSISLISILGSIFSLLLLVRIILVNTSTRIYTPDFKNTPGVEYYDLQNYKGNKNGWQMGDRIVFCVPLRDAAEHLPRFFRLLNNMTYPHNWIDLTFLVSDSKDDTMGVLLDNLKSLQSNKDKTKIFGNIEIFEKDFGQIIGQSFSDRHGFAAQGPRRKLMARARNWLGSVALKPYHSWVYWRDVDVEVIPDTIMEDLMHHDKDIIVPNVWRPLPEWLGHIQPYDLNSWKESGGGIQLANTLSDDAVIVEGYPEYATWRPHLAYMRDPSGDPEVEMELDGIGGVSILSKARVFRAGSHFPAFSFEKHAETEAFGKLSRRMKYNVVGLPNYVVWHIYEPSSDDLKHMEWLAEEEQKRLEESKIREFYDKIWEIGFEDVRDKWSEDRMQVLKNVDPNKLGRNVFVDWSDTDEDYEQDEENLATESNSKDANNEEAPVFVPEILGEDAKLKADFNPDEV
- the CYC7 gene encoding cytochrome c isoform 2 (similar to Saccharomyces cerevisiae YEL039C | CYC7 | CYtochrome C (paralog of YJR048W | CYC1)), with product MASAKKGATLFKTRCLQCHTVEEGGANKVGPNLHGVFGRVSGTHPGFSYSDVVSKKAVTWDETTLDAWLTNPKKYIKGNKMSFAGLKKEKDRADLLAYLKDATK